From Quercus lobata isolate SW786 chromosome 11, ValleyOak3.0 Primary Assembly, whole genome shotgun sequence:
GAAGGCCGTAGTTAATTATCAAGACAGAACTTTCTTAATTAAATAaccattttctttgttttggaatacagttttcaaaattttgatgtctGGAAGTAAACATAAAACACATGGAAATCCACCAATTTCCCTAGcgggaaataggttttttttttatttttttatttattttttttatgcatttggGTTATTACTGCATACAtgcataaagaaaataaatttgatttggGCAACACCCTATAGCCAAAAAgcattgggaaaaaaaaaaattaccaattttttgtgctaaaaaggaaaaaaaaaaaattctttgctAAAAGTGAAATTATTACTCTTTCACTTTTTTCTGTTATCAAAAATTATATGATTTCATGAAGCACAATGTTGGGGGGAAAAGCAATGACAACAATATATCATAATTATCTACAATATGTCATTGTCACCGAGTATatgaagaaattaaatatatcaattgatttatcaaaaaatattataatatatatatatatatataattaaaactaaaatatcaatcatcacaaaaataatccatCTATATTAGCAAAATATTGGTCTAATCAAGAAGATCATTTTAAACCTTCAAAATAGGGATGACAGCGAGATGTGGTGGAAAAAACCTCTTGTTAGACACGAGTGGAATAGGTTAAGATACGACtaagtgaaaatattttgacatCCTTAATGAGCTGGTATGGGTGTAACAAAAATGAGATGAAGTAGAGAACAGAGTAAAATttttgaaaggagagagagagagagagagatcttggagtgatgatgatgatgatatttatattataattaaactaCATACAAAAATACTTTAAATTAATGCATAATATGGCTTGGCTTGGGTCAATGCTCTAGTGTATAGAAGCCAACATGATACAAATAAATGTTCAAAATTGATCACGCGTTCATATCGTGCCTTATCTAGTGTAGACGCTTTTGcccatataatatatatatatatatatatatatatatatatatatatatacactctcAGCAAGATGAAACACGTCAAAGACCATAAACAAGCTAAGTTGGGTTGAGTAGTGAAAACTCAAGATTGtttctttaaatttatatcGAACACAAGTTGAGCTCAAGTTCAATACCAAACAAGAGTATAtgttcaagtttttttattttttatttttataacattatATGTTCAAATTTGATTCATTTACTTATAGAACAAACTTTAACTTGCTTATTACTCATAAGctacttgattaacttattcttttctcATATATAGAAAATACCATGATTAAATTTTGTTACCCTTTTACAAACATGTGccaataattaataactaaaattgtaattgaaattatattatttgagttaattagatagAATTATATACGTTTATAAATCTATAAAAACTAGATTCAGCAATACTATATTGctaagaaatatataattttactataaaatgaactatttatattattaataagttacaaataataatttgatattttatcaACTTATTTCAAAACTTATATAATCTAATCTTTAGTCCACAAGTATATTTTAAACTTCtatacatataaacatataatataatatatattaatcgACCTCATGTTTATGAACACGTTATCATATTTAAACTTAGTTTGTTTAATATTCAAAGCCAAACTTAAATTGAAGCTTGACTCATTTGCTAAAAGTTAAACAAGTATTTTTCATAATCAAGTTCGAATTATATATTCATAAACAACTTTGTTTGATTATGAGTTCAAATTGTGTTTGAACAAACTTCAACGTTTTAGTTCTCAAGATCTAACATTTTACTTGAAAATTAGagtaaatattgtgaaaataatcCATACAAAAAGTGCATTCACGCACCTCCTAAGGCGCGTAAAACGCATGTAAACACAGTGATAGGCTCCCACACACTTAAAGCCAAAAAGTGTAGGAAATCTTAGAGCAATAGATGATGGGTGTTTTTTAGGCCAGTGATTAGGTTAtagaacagagagagagagagagagaaaattacgGTCATATCTCTCAATTCTCTCAATCTTATTACACCAACAAAGGGGGAGTGTGGGCTCCTGGAACGAGGTCAAACTCCCCAATCAAAAAAGTCTCACATAAAACCAAACCCCTTCAAAACCCCACTGGCCGACaacctttttctctcttcacatGCAAACAATGAAACAACCAAACCCATAAATAACAACATTTTTCTTTGCCTTAATTAATCATGAATAccacattatttttgttaactagattttgggtttttgtttgggACACCTATCTCTATCGGTCGCACTGTGCCTGTGCCACCACACTAACTGTAGCTTCCCCAcccaaatttaattaattagaaatGGAACAGAAATCGTATCAtacaaatgaacaaaatttgcTCTGAATTTATTATAGAATATGATCATATAAATATGTCCAAATGGAGTATTGTCTAAAAGAGAGACTCAGTACTAGATGGAGAAGAGTGCCAAAAACATATACACAGAGAAGAAGACGACGAATATATATTGTTCATCAATGCCAACTAATAATATAGTCCCCTTCCTCTTCCTGCAAAATGCCATTCATTTCCCTCTAAATTGCATTTGTTTCCTCTCCAAGAGATTGAACATACGGTGGACACTGTATTGGAAATGCTGCCATATATGGACTGGAAAGCATTTCAGCATGCACCAAAAGAGAAATTActcataatatatttttctttttttcttttttccttcttattttggagagagagagagagagagagctcatgGTGGGCTGCCAACAATGCCTACAGAGACTCGGTTGAGTGATGGCAATTTCATTTGCTGTTCATGGGCTCTGCTCTTCTTGAACAGAGGCTCTGGTGATGAATAAACTGAGGACCCCACAGCCCAATAATCGTTGGAACTATCCGAGCTAAAAACAGCATCAATTACACCACTTGGGCTATCGGGAACTTGTTCATACTTGCGCTTGTGACTCTGAGGGTTATCATGGGCGCAATTATAGGCATTTGATAGCTCAAGGATGAGATTGCAGCAGTCATTTACTTTTTCCTGTTACAATGCAGATGGGTAATCAAGATCAAATCATGTGTATTAATAGCTTCTCGCTTGAACATAATTCTAAGAGAAGCATTAAAGTTCCAAAAACTATTTAACTCGTTAGgccatagagagagagagagagagagagaccttgCTTATTTTAAGGACATCCAGAAGTTGGTGTTGGTATTCCATGGAATTACAAGGCTCAACTTGGTCTATAACGTGCATCATAGTAGCAGTGGCCAATACAGAAGGAAGATAACCGATGAATCTTGAATCTACAATATTTGACAAAACGTATGCCAAACGATAAGAAACCAAAAGGGAACATTTCTTTGGTCTTTGTTTTTATCGAAAACACTAAGCTTTTGTCAAATGGGATTTGAGGAACCGTTATAGATGCTTACCTGAAACCacagagagaagaagaagctcaCAGCGTCTCAGGAATTCCCAGTGGAGATAGGTCTTCAATCCAAGCCTCCTTATGATGTGATCAAGAAACGAGAGTGGAGTCACAGGGTGCATCTTCCACTGAAGGGTTGAAAGCACTAAAAGCTCCATTCTTTGAATAGCTTTGGTCTCAAACACATACTTTGAATCCTCCACCTGAAACAGAACAAGACTCAGATTTGTCtttcaaaaacaacaaaaagacaCTAACTTGGATgatacatataatatatattggtTGCATTTGAACGTACTTGGAGGTCTAAAAGGAGTGGCACATCGGTCTCTTCAACTTTTGCAGCCAAAGATAGACAAGTCACAGCCACGAGCTGGATCATCCATGGCTTATCTCTCTGAAAATGAAGGCTTGTGAGAAACCTGTCGAGATAGTTAATTGCTAAGATTGCTGTGAGAGCTGAGAATCCGTAATGGGAATTGACTTTGAGCATCCACTCCACAGCTTCACGACGAGCTACAGAGAGAGCAGAGTCTGTTTCCACATTGCCATGGTTTAGTTGCTGTACTAGTTCTTTggagaagagagattgaagctCCTCATCTTCCCAGAACAGATCTTGTTCCAACAAGAGCAAAGGAAATAGAGAAGGGTTGTTGACATTATTATTGTCTGTGCTACTATAAATCCCACTCTCTCCATGTGAAACTTgtacaacttcttcttcttcttcttcttcccatcTCTCTTCCTCACAGTACAAAGCATCCAGCAAAAATGAAGGgttttcttgttgttgttgttgtactCTTAGTTGCTCGTTTTGTTGTTGAACTgccatcttcttctgagaagAAGAGGTTTTAGTTCTCTGTTCATTATACAAAAGAAAGGCGGAGTCTCAGTCTCACACCCATGACtgactctctttctctctctctctctctatgcttttttagtgagtgagagagtgcaAAAATAGCAAGAGAGGTAGAAAAGGTGGGTAAGAGGGATTGATTTTAAGCGGAGTGAGTTTCACGCTTgtcctttttatatatattgggttTTGGAAATCTTTGTGCTTTCGGTGTGTTTCGTTGGCGGGCAGAATTGTAACGGCACACACACCAAGCCGGACCCCATGAAAACAACCTCTTATGGAAGCCAAATAAAGAGACACTGTACTCAAGGGATTGGCtgtgaaaaaacaaaaagaaaagtgagagagagacagtctttttattttttttgttttttttataagagagaGAGTCTCTTGGTAAaagggtttttttctttttttgctaattaagaataattctttttttttggggggtaaatattatattatcccaaacactttttttttttctttttttatgaggGCATTGAAAGTTCTTATCAAGTTACTCTTTTCACATAGATTAGATATATGGGTAaatactttcttcttttcttttctttttttgattaaCAAAAAAGGGGTAAATACCTATTCTCTTAAACATCATAAAATTACATGAACAAATTCTCTCAACCAATTGTTAAGACTAAAGTATCTCtaaccaattttctttttttcttatccaTTAAACATAATTGAAAAGCAAGTTGCTTAGGTCTTtgcttatctttttttctttttcaaatttggcacaaaagGAAAGCAATTGTTCTGAGCCTTTGACCCAAACGTTAGAATATTCCACCACTACTgttcaattcttttttaaaacGTATAATCCTCAAATATGTTTctttatctttgtcttttattGAGAGTTCTATGTTTATATATTCTATTTCCACTTCGAAATTATCGAGTCTCTTCCCAACATAAAAGATGATTGAGTGGAACGGTGTGTTGACTGTTGAGCATGAATAGGTTGTCATCGACTAACATGTAGTACCTATTTATTAGGTTGTCATCAACTCGAATTTaacctatttatttattaacatttttttaaaaaatttattttttccaaatgcAATTCTAGTTTTGCCCATTTCAACAAATAAgtaacaaaattatttcaaacATGCTTACTAACATATTATTAAACCTGTCAAAATTGGACGCAAATCTGTTAATATATCCAAATATGGAGAATAAAAACAAATGTAGATAGACGTgtggtagattttttttttttttttttttttttttttttttttttgttgttgaaaaaaACACTTCACATTATCTCTCTCAACCACTCCTTTCAATTGTATGGGCATTTTGAATTGGGTTTTATTAATGGTTGGGTTTTATCTTCAATTCCACAACCCATGACTCCTCATCCACGAACATAATAACAATGAGTTCCCATGCCAAATTCAGATCGTTGAAGAGCGAATCATTTAGAAAACATTACAGTGTTGGCAATGGATAGCATCAGTGGCAATATCTTAAGTAGTGTGTTTTTCATTAACTGTTGCTGAAAGAACTAGTTGGGAGTTATAACATGATGTGGCTTTGTTGACGTTTAGATTTTTAATCTACTAAAtgctttcatcaaaaataaatcGGGGAGAATTGGAGGATTTTTAATGGTATAGGAGTTGAGCCCTACTTATACAAAGATAACATTGTAGAAAATATGAACCTAAGTCCTAACATTAAAGAAACATGAATAAATGTGAGTTTGGTATAGCTAAAcatcaacttttaaaaattatacttagaaaaaaaaaaaaagagattttttttttttttttacatttttaaagtAGGTATAGTTAATAGATATtctaaaatatttgataaggaAATATTTAATGCAATTTGGTATATTCTGTTGCAGTCATTTTTCTATGCTTTTATGATATAATGATAGTATAGGGGCACTAGTTAAGAGGAATTGAACAAATTTCACTACATTTAGAGCACCCACAGTAGATGTAGGATATGTGTCAAATGTTAAATATCTGGCACATATctcacaccaaacacaaaaaacaactcCCCATCAAATATTGCATATGTTGTAAAATTATACCATTTGTGTTTGTAccttgcaaatttgcaacggtacagACACATATTTGCAATGGCACGGACAGATGTGGtaaaccaaaaattattattttattcaacttttctctctcctctcatttctttatttgattttctctctcccttctcagaatctgtctctctctctctctctctcccaagtTCCCAACCCGTTCTTCCTCTTCTCATAATCGGACGTGAGCAAGGAGAAGGCGGCGTAGAAGAAAGTGGCGGTGGCGGCCAAGAGAGGAGGAAAGGCAGTCGTGACTTCGTCGAAATCGGCGGCGGCGTTGGATTCGTAGAATGAAGcggatttgatttttgatttttgatctcTCTCTTTAGCTTGATTTGTTGGGTTGTGGGTTCACAGTTGTATGATGATGGTGACTAATTAGCTTGATTTGTTGGGTTTGCCATGGTGGTGAACGGCTAAGATTGTGGTGGTGGCGGTTCGCGAGCTTGTGGTGGCTGTTGAAATCAGAAGCATGAACGGCTAATTAGCTTGATTTCTGATCTCACTCTTTCTTATTGTGTTTGGTTATTGGTTGATTTGGGTTTCGGTTTGTGCAAtgggtgggttttggtttgtgtcATGTGTGGTGGCTTGTGTTTCAGTTTATGCAGtgggtgggttttggtttgtgcCATGTGTGGTGGCTTGCGTTTCGGTTTGTGCCGTGTGTGATGGCTTGTGTTTCAGTTTGTGAGGCTTTTGTGGGTTTCGATTTGTGTCGTGTGTGGGTTGGGATGTGCAGTGGGTGGTGGCTGTGGCTAATTCGGCGGAGCTATGGCCGTGGCTAGTTCGACGAGGCTATGACTATGTTGGATAGGTGGTTGTGTCGTTGCagttgatgatgataatgaggGAGAAgataacatattattttaatgtgtagtaaatattattttaatgtataaaattgaattataaaacatctaataaatgaaatattgtaaaatgatatagtaaaataataaagtagatcTTTGATATggcaaaatgacattttttttccacatcTGATATGAATGCACTTAATAGTTGTAAAAACACGTAAATAGATATTGCTTTAATTGACTTTTGTgcaattctcaaaaataaaaaataaaaactaatggattacaataaaataaaataaaaaatctaccTTAACCAATACCGACGTCAACACTCATTAataagaaggttttttttttttttttaggaatattAATAAGACGTTTATACTATTACAAACAagcttataataataataaataaataaagttctGACACCAAACCTAccattgaaaattttaaaccaaaattcGGCTCTTTATGAGTTGGAGAATTGTATTTTATCAATGAGTCAAAGACGGTAAACAAAAAGAcaaggaaaaaccaaaaaataaaaaataaaaacacgtttaaagaagatacaaaaaaatGACAGGTTAAACCCAGTCCATGGAAGCGAACAATTTATAGAAGATTACAGCAGGAGAAGGACAAGTTTCTAGTGTCTGGTTTCAATAGTTTTCTACCACGCGCAATTTTGGTTTTGGGAAATTGAGAGAATCAGCTCTGCCTATGTATCCAACGGGTAAAAGAGAAGgagtattattttttgtgtaaaaatatgtactgtttgactctctctctctctctctctctctctctctctctccctctgtgTGTCGTTGGAAAGTCATAAATGTTGCCGTCTTGTCTGAGAGAGAGGACAAGGGGAGGGAGGGGGCTAGTAGGGCTGCATCATTGAAGCCGTATTCGTACGCTTCTCTTTGACGTGCACATAACTCTTAACACTATGTGTTTTGGGCACTTGCCCTGCAGTGACTacctccatttttcttttcttttctttttttctctatttttttttattcgttTATAAAAGGAGATATGTTGAACCCGTgacacaaaaatgaaaaatagcaCGGCACATGTCGATAAAAAATAACAGGTACATGTCGATTGAGTTATGTAACTTATTAGTAGGGCTGTTTAAATGAGGATCACACTTATGATCGGTTTGTGAGTATTACGTAT
This genomic window contains:
- the LOC115969528 gene encoding cyclin-D3-1, whose translation is MAVQQQNEQLRVQQQQQENPSFLLDALYCEEERWEEEEEEEVVQVSHGESGIYSSTDNNNVNNPSLFPLLLLEQDLFWEDEELQSLFSKELVQQLNHGNVETDSALSVARREAVEWMLKVNSHYGFSALTAILAINYLDRFLTSLHFQRDKPWMIQLVAVTCLSLAAKVEETDVPLLLDLQVEDSKYVFETKAIQRMELLVLSTLQWKMHPVTPLSFLDHIIRRLGLKTYLHWEFLRRCELLLLSVVSDSRFIGYLPSVLATATMMHVIDQVEPCNSMEYQHQLLDVLKISKEKVNDCCNLILELSNAYNCAHDNPQSHKRKYEQVPDSPSGVIDAVFSSDSSNDYWAVGSSVYSSPEPLFKKSRAHEQQMKLPSLNRVSVGIVGSPP